The segment GACAGGCACTGTGTCCACGCAACCACACCATTTATTGCTGTGTTCTCTGTAGGAATGCCCAAGTACATCAAGGAGGGGAGTGTGTGACTCCTGGAAGCTGGAACACTTTCTGATGCCAAGAGTCCAGACCCAGTTTTCTCCCTGAgctctgctcccccaccccacagtGACAGCCACGTGCGCAGCCACATGCACGCACATGAATGGGATCCTTCAGAGCAGCAGTTAAATCCTCCCCAGCTTGGGGGAATGCAGAAGGAGAGGTCACCGAGTTTTCTCCTCTTTCATGTCACCTCTTGGCAACCTGTGGCCAGCTTCTAGAAGCAGATGGGCaggaaaaggaagcaaaaagggctctggcctgctcctccttgCCCAGGAGCAAAGCCAACAACTGTAGTCCTGTGCTGAGGTAATGCCTGGCGCCACCTGTGTGTTCCTGCAGGTCGAGACACAGTCGGCCGGGGCGGGGTGGCAGCCCCAGCCTGGGAGGGCATGCAGGGAGAACACCTTGACTGGCTGCCGgaacccagcccctcccctccaggCTCTGGGGGCCTGCAGTCAGGTGGGCATGCTGGCCTTACCTGCACCCTgagctccctgctgccctggaAGAGTAttctgtgcagagcactgggcagcacACCGAGGGTGAGGCCTGGCCTCCCCCAGCCTCGGAGCCCCTCTGCCCAGGTGGTGTGGACCTGCTGAGACGGGTTTAGAAGGCGCCAGAGAGAGAGACCAGCTGGAGCTGGAGCCTGGCACCCAGCCCCCGCTCCCCAGGCTCTCCCGCCCTGGCTACAGTTGCATCAAAGTTCTCATTAGCAGCTGCCCCCGCCTGGGTGCGGAGCATGCTTTGGGCATTTGCCATGAGGTGGTTGGGATTTTGCAATAGTCTCCAGCAGGGCcgggagggaaaagggggctaACCCTGCCGGCCACTGCTCCTCCCCAGCAGTTCAGCCAAGACGGCAGGAGAATGAATGTCAAGTCTCAGCAGCATCTATGGCACCAAGTGGGGCAGAGACGGAGCCCCTGCTCCTCCTTCTCTGTGGCCCACACAGCACCCGCCTTGGCACCGCCAGCCCACTTCCCCTCCTGCCTCTGGAACTGAGTCGCAGGTCATGGCCTGGCCACAGGTGGCCCAAAGAGCCAGGTGGCAGGCACGAGCGCGAGGGTCTGGGTGCTCACCTGGTCCCCAgcatccccaccaccaccctgacAGGGCTCTGGGGACACCATGCTAAGAGGCCATCTCTTGCTGCTTGGCTTCTGGTACCTTGGAGACCCACTCTCTGAAGCCCAGTCTGGTGTAGTCAACAAGCTAAGATCTGAGTTGACCTGGGAGCGGAAGTCCAGGCCTCCAGAGGGAGAGATCCCTGGGATACAGAGAGGGCCAGGCCCCCACCCGGAGGAGAGTGGTGGCAGCAGTGCCAGGTGGGAGGCAGCTCTTGGGCAGAGGTGGGGATAGGAGTCTTCCCTCCGGTCACACTCTGGGCTCAGACATGTCCTTCTGGGGGCGGGGAGAGGCGCAGCTGAGGACCGTGTGGAGGAAACTTGACAAAAGCAATGGCAGCCAGCTCCTTGCAGAATTCCTCAAGGACCACTATGCCCTGGGGGAGGATTTGGTGGTCCAGCCTGAGGGAGACGGGATGGGGGTCACTGCGGCACGCCCAGTGTGACATCCCAGGGTCCGTGAGGCACAACCCAGTGGCAGACACCTCTGAGGTCAGGGCTCAGCAACAGGCCCTCCTCTGACCCCACCTGGCACCTGCCCCACCCTGAAGCACTCCGACTTCCCTCGGTTACTTACTGCTCTCCAGGGACCTGACCCATCAGCTGCTTGCGTACCAGGAGCAGTTGGCCTGGGAACTGGGGTACCCTCTGAATTCTCTGCATCAAGTCCCCGATCACCTAGCATGGGAACAAGAGAGGACTTGAGGTGGGGACCAGTGACACTCATGCAGGGTCCCCTGCTCTACCACACCATGGGTGGACGTGGACCTATGCTTTCCCCTGGAGCTGGCAAGGATGCCCAATCCTGCTGCCCCGTTCCCTTCCCTCGCTGCCCCCAGCACTCCTTGGCCCAGGCATCCTTACCCTGACGAGCACAGAGAACAGGCTCCTGCAGCCAGGGGCCAGGTTGATGTAGGGATCCAGGAGGTACTCATGGatcagggggtgggggaagagggcgagCCGGGACAGGACTGAGGTCACTTGCAGGTTCAGGCTGTATGGCTGTAGGGAACACGGTGGACAAGCTGAGGGTTGGCAGTGAGGGTGAGCCTTTTTGCACTCCCCCAGCAAGGCGCCCGGCCAGTGTGAACGTGTGCGGGGGTGGGGGTCATGTGATGCATGTGTGTCATGGATTCCCTGGGGCTGAGGACCAGACATGTTAGGGCGTGTGGAGCAGAGGCGAGATGGGGCTTCCCGCCTGGGGAAAGGTGAGGGCGGGTGGACCTGAAGAACTGAAGCCAAGCCCTACCCTCCCGAAGGACTCGAGGCGCCTCCTGGCATCCTCCCAAGGACCCTTGCCCTGTGGCCAGGCCCAGCCCTGCTGGCTACCTGTTCCAAAATCCGGGCTATACGGTCAAACAGCATTTGGAGAAAGTGACCCTCAAAGAAAGGCTGATCGGGCTCATGGGGGTCCAAGGGTGAGGGACCCGGGGGCCAGCCCCAAGGGGCAACTCGGGAACTGCACTCCTGGAACTGAAACAGGAGGTAGCGTTGAAGAGGTGGGCCCCAAGGCCAGGACACACCTGGACAGAGGGAGCCACAAAGGGAGGGCAGCTCAGGCCTCAGCTAAAGCAGGGAGCACCCGGGGCAGGTGACACAAGAAGGCAGAGCTCATCAACCCCACCGCAGCGCAGGATGAGAAGGGCACTGGCAGAGGCCTCCACACTCACCAGTCCATAAGCATCATGAACGTATGTGTCATATCCGGTCTCCTCCAAGAAAGCCGAGGTCTTGGCTTCCTCAGGaaccaggcagaggaaactgagaGACAGTACCCTGGGTGTGGAGGGGCCGTGCCTGGGCTGCCTGCTCTCACCGCTCACCTCAGCCCCAAGGGAACACTCCCTCCCGCCGCACCCATCAGGGCCTCGGCCTGAGATGAACCGAACTCGAGTGGCCCTGCTCCCTACCTGTTGACAATCTCAGTCACGGCTGTCTTGCCATCTGAGTTGGtgacaggggctgggggaggcttTGCAGATGGCTGGAAGCCAGAGTCCAGGAAGCCGTCCGTGAAGTAGGGATCTTCCTCCAGGTCTCTGTGACCGGGGCAGACAAGGGGGCCACCAGTGAATGACTTTGGGGTCTCCGGGGCACGCTGGGTCAGGAGGCACCAGTGCTCACTCACAGAGTGTCCTCATAGCTCTCGGGCTCAGGCGAGCCCCGGGCCACATAGAGGCGGCCTTCGAGGTTGCACAGAATCAGGCCATGGACGATCTGCTCGTGGGGCTTCTGGAGCAGCTCCTCAAACAGCCGCAGTGTGACGATGCTGATCTGGGGCGAGAAAGGGTCAGCAGGGTGCCCATTCCCCTCCCAGCTTCTACGAGTGTCTGGAAACTGCTCTCCCAGATAAGCTAAGTCCCCCCTGGAGAGGCCACTGTtgagggggtgggggcggggggctaAGGGAGAAGGTTTTGGGTGAAGTGGATGGGTGTTGGCGTGGGAACCAGAGTCTGGCTGATACTAATTTGATATTCCGTATCAGGTAAGCCAGCTGgcgtctctgtgcctcagtttccatgtcTGAAAAAACAGAGTATCAGCCTCACCTAGCTCACAGAGCGGTAGTAAGCCTCAAACAAGCCAGATGAACATAAAGTCGTTTGCCAAATGTCAAGTGCCATCACAAGTACGTGATCGCAGAAAATTACTGTGAGACAGTCTGGCTGCCAATCACTGTGTCACTGTTTCTGGTGGCGAAGGGAGGGGTTTCAGTACCTCAAAAGTAGTACCATCTGGAGAGCTAATGAAAATGGGAAGCAGCTCCTGTCAGGAAACCCCTTGCGGTGGGGGGGAGGGCGGGGAGCAGGCGGAGGCCCCTCCCACCTCACCTCATCAGAAAGGTGGTTGCAGTGGCGGATGAGGTGAGCACACAGGGTGTGGGGGCTGCCCTCGGGGGCTGCAGGCTGCTGACCCGCGCCCATGAGGAAAGCCACGGCCTCTCGCAGCAGGGGAGGGGAGCGAAGCTGGTGCAGCATGGCCGTGAGCAGGGCCGTGGAGGTCAGGACGCTCTGCTCAGACCTACGGGGAGAGAGCAGGCCAGGGAAGGAGCCAGCCATGAGAGGTGGGGAAAGCCCAGTTCCTTCCTGGTGTTCCCACAGCTCCAGCTAATGTTTCTCTGATTACCCCCCTTCCTTCCTGAGGTGGTGCTGAGCCGCCTGCGTGTCAGGGGGCAGGCCCGGCAAATAGGAACCATGGAGCCCAGACTCATCTGACTCTGGCCAAGGAGGTTCCTGGCCTTAGGGACAGGGAGGGGCTCGGTGGGGTGGGAGACCACGGCCATGTGCCCATGTGTGAGGGACCCAGTCATGGACTTACACGTGCAGGAGCTGTGGCTGCAGAATCCCCACGAAGAACTTCTCAACCACAGCCTTGGCTAAAGCATCTGCAAGCACCTGGGCACCAAGGGCAGGTCTCAAACATAGTTTCACCTCCACAGGCACCTTCCCACTGAGAAGTAACTGTCTTTGCACAGGCAGGGGCCCTGCTCACCTGGGgccctgcccagctcccaagAGACCACTTAGTCCTCAAGGTGGAGACAGCCCAGGGAGCAGCGTGAGGCAGGGGCCCCTGCAGAGCCTTGTCTAAGCCCGCCTCTGCTCACCTTGTGCGCCTCTGTGATGAGGTGGCCGCAGTAATCAAACCAGCCCAAGAAGGCAGCCAAGGTTTCCTTGCCAGGGAAGGAAGCCTCATCAGCTGGGGCACTGGGTAACCTGAGGGGGAGCAAGGAGGAGTCGTGAGGCCTTCCTCAGGGGTGTCCGGGAGCTGGGCCCTTTTCTGGGAGGTGGGGCGGGGGGCAGTTCTACTGCGGACTCTGGGCAAAAGCTAAAGTGACGTTTTCCTGGCGGGTGAGAAGGCCCTCAAGGAGGAGGACAGCCAGCAGGGGCCTCTGTCCCCTCCCGGAGAACAAGAGGAGCTGGCTACCAGGAGGACAGGCAGGGCTTCTGGCCTCTGATGACGTAGGCTAGCCTACCTCCAGCTGATGCTCCCCAAAGCGGCGATGTCTGCGGGGTCCAGGAAGGTGGGCATGGACTGGTACAGCTGGCAAAGGCGCTCAACAATCGCAGGGCAGCAAGGGCTGCTCTGCACCAGGTGGGTGGCAGCTGCCTGGGAAGCCACGCTTACCAGGAGCAGCAGGTTCTCCTGGGCCTTCAGGGCCACTCGACCTTTCTAGGGGATGGGGTACAGCGTCAGCTCCACGTATCTGGATCTCCGAGTCCCCTCCCAGGGATTGGTCGCCCAGTCCCTGCCCACTCCAGCTCTGCAGCCAGCACCTTGCTCTTGCACAGCCCGACCAGGGTGGTGACCAGGCTGCTCTCCCCAGTCTCTCCATCCAGCTCCTCAGTCCTGTCAGGCAGCTGGGTAGTCAAGGCCTGGGCTCCACAGGGACCCCTGTCGGGAGCCTTGCTCTGGGGGTGCTCCTTGTCTTTGATGCTGGCTGCCTCTCTAGGCAGGGTGGTGGGCTCTCTGGAGGCCTTCTTCCTACTGAcagtctttctgccctgcagaggaggtCGGGAGAGGCCAGCTGGTGATGCAGACATTCCGTGTTGTGCCCTCCCCAAGAGGTGCTGGCTGTTGGGGTCTGAGTTTGGAGCTGCAGGGGAAGCTGCCGACTGCCCCCCTGGGTGCCTGCTCCACTCTCTGCTTCCTCAGCAGGGCCTGGGGGCTTGTCCAAGGGTCCGGGCCCTCCCGCTCCTGTTCCCCATGGAGTTGCTCACTTCCAGGATGTAGGTGAGCAGGGCTGGATCCTGCTGGATCTTGGAGCAGAGGACGGTGGTGAACTGCACCTCCTCCTTCTCTGTGAGGGATCCAGGACCTGTTCCATCAAGTCGGAGAAGCTTCTGGAAGGGCAGCAGGATAGAAACATGGGGGAATGGGCTGGTAGGGAGGAGAGGGGCGTCACCCTGGACAACCCTTGGCTGCTTGGCCCCTCACCTGCACAGGCCTGTGGACGTGGAGGTAATGCAGGAGGGGGTGCTGCACCTGGGCCAGAACCCTGCTGAAGAACTGAAGCACCTGCTGCCGCATGCCTGGGGGGTACTGCGGGCAGGGAGTAGAGCTGAGCCTGGCGTGCtcctccttcccccatcccatcACTGCTCCAAGGGCACCTTCCCCACAAGCCTCCTTCCATCACTGTTTGAACCCGGCTGGTCTGTGTTGCCAATCCCTCTCCCGCTTTATCTTTCCCAAACCTTGTCATTGTTGAATGTGCTATATGCCAGCTCCTTGATGAACTCCCTCCCCTACTAGGAGTTTTGTCTGTTTAACCACTACTGGGTCTCCAgtgcccagggcccagcctggTGTGTGGCTGGTCCTCAGTACACTTTTGCTGAACAAAcgcaggctggaggaagaaatgTTTCCTCATCTGGACAAGAGCGAGTAGACGAGGGGCCCAAAGCCAGAGGCGTATGACGCGCTAGGCCAGGCGGCCTCAGCACCCCAACCCCGAGCTCGCCCCCTCCCAAGGAGAGCCTGGGACCCAGGGCCCCTGGTGGGGAGAGTCCGCAGCTCCCCGGGGCTGCCCACCTCGGCCTTGCCCAGCGTGCACAGGGTCTCCAGGAGCTTGTGCTGCAGCAGGTACTCCAGGCAGGGCCCGGCCTCACCAGCCGCCTGCTGCCTCTCCTCGTACACCAGGATGTCCAGCATCTGCTTCAGCCGCCAGGGAATATCTGTTTTCTTGGCGGGGGTATTTTCATCTAATGGCAATTCAAGAAACGAGGGTGAAGAGGGTCACTTTGGTGAGATGAGGTCGGCCCGAGGGCCACACTGAGGCCAAGTCAATAGTTTACTTCAAAGACCAGAGGAAAGGGAAGTTTACAGTTGATGCCTCtacatttaaaaagacagaagATTGCCTGGAAGAGGCCCAGGATGAAGCCCTCAGACCGAGGATATTTGCATGCCCTGCACTTTGCTAGAGGGAGGCGGCATCATTTCTTCCCACCCAGGGCCCACAGAAGGATATGCTGCGAGGAGCAGCAGGCCAGCTCTGGGCTTAGTGTCTCTGTCGCATAACTTAGAAGCTGTCTTCTAGCAGCTTCCCAACAGATAACCTCCTGTGGCCTGTTTATGCCCCTTTTATGCTCACAGAGGGCAATACTCTATTTTTACAACGAGAAAAAGAATGCGCGGGTGACCATGCCTTTGGGCTTGGACCCGCTCCACGTGCCCAGGTCCTGATGGAGAGGCTGGTTTGCGGGCTGTCTCAGTCAGCGGCCCAGAGGGCCGAgtgcttttttaaagttttgccaCTTTGGGACTGGCCTTGGAGCACCCCCTAGCTTTCCTTGAAAGCATAGACTCTTGAGCAAGGCAGCTCACCCACCCCTGCACCTCAGATCTAGGGATCATTCTGGAAATTAAGACTGGGTCCAGGTGAAGACCCAGGGGGACCCAAGTCAATTCTGGATCTCTTCCTACTGTCCTACTAGATGGGGCCCCTTGTGATGACATCTTCAGcctaaaaggtacaaacttccagttacaaataaACAAGTCCTGGGGATGTCATGTAGAGCATGGTAACTAGAGTAAATGataactgtattgtatatttgaaagttgctaagagagtagatcttaaaaatccccataacaagaaaacaaaatgcatTAACTCTGTGTTGCACTGGTTGTTAACGAGGCTTATTGTGGGGGTCATTTCAGGATAGACACATACATTGCATCAGTAggttgtatacctgaaatgaatacaatgttatatgtcagttatatctcactttaaaaaaagaaatcttcaatTTAAAGCAGACATCACCAACTGGGGGTGATCTGGCTCCCAGAGGACATCTGGCAGTGTCTGGAGTATTTAGAGAGACATTTATGGTTATTAcaatggggcagggtggggagtgggggttaCTGGCATCGAATTGCTGCTAAACACCCTAAAATGCACCCCACAGCCCCCACAACACAGAGTGAATCCGCCCAAATGTCAGCAGGGCCGAGATTGAGGAAGCTGGTCTAAGAGAATGCTCAGGAGCCCTTCAGAGTGTCCAAAGGCCACTTTTTTGATTTCTAGGGCCGGCTCAGGCTGGGAAAAAAGTCTTTAGGAAAGGTATAGGCTGGAATCAAACCCCAGTCTGAACCAGGACGTAGAAAGCTCCACCTTACCTTACACAGTCAGGCCAGTGAGACTACCAGCTTCTTGTCCCCACTCCCACCTTACACAGCTCCTCTCTCTGAAGGTCAGAGTGGGGCCAGCTCCCAGTCTAAACTCCTAAGCAGTAAATGTCATCTTCCCGGGATACCTGCATCTCTGAGTTGCATGGTGACCTGCCCACATCTATATCCCCACTCCCTGCAGGGGTCCCCGGGCTTGGGGAGACCAGGCCCCACCTGTGCTTTCAATGTAATAGTTCGTGATGCCCTTCCAGTGCTCCACAAAGGCCTCCAGCAGGTCAATGCTGGGCTCCCGCTGCGGAGAGAGCAGAGACACAACCTAAGTGGCTGCCACAGACATCGCAGGCTCCACCACCACCAGTGCTCATCAGGACTGACACTCCACCATCTACTAATTGTCGGGGGGGTGCTAGCGCTGGGAGGAGGTACCAGGACCCAAGCTCTCAAAGGGACCAGTAACACATGTTCTCCAGCACACATCCAAACTGTTTCCTATCTTGTCAACAATCTCCTGGCCTTGCTCCCCAGAGCCCCTCTGGCTCCCTCCTGGCAACGCTGAACTCCTGCTACATGTCATGATGGCATAGTCCTTGTCCCGGAGAAAATAAGCACATTGGTGGGggaacagacacaagaaaagatcaTTTCAGTACAACATGGTTATACTACAACAGAAGTACCTAGAGGAAAACCGGAAAGCACCCAAAATGATACAGATGGCAAACACGGCACAAAGCTTTCCAGTCCCTCTCATCTGGGATCTGCCCGCATCCGTGTTCAAGGCCACAGCAGGCTCAGTTCAGTTCAGCCAGAAGGGTAACACTGCCTACTGAGAAAGTGCCTCACTGATAATGTGCTTGCATcatttgtccaaggccacacgCAGGGTACCCCTAACTCCCCCTTAGCTCTGCTCCCATCTGCACCTCCTCCAGCTCCCGCTATGGACCTGGGGGATTCTGATTCTGCTGTGGGCAAGCCCTAAACCTGCCCCTTCCAGAAGTACCTTCTTCATCTCCACACCCTGGCTGGAAATGGCCTTAGACTGATCACTACCACTTTCCttaaaaacttctccaaagaagggcATTTCTTCTCTATCCTCGCAGTGTAAATGTTTGTAGGAGAAAGATACATTATCATATAGTCCCTACCCACAGGTGCTCCTTTCTACCACTAGTCTTCACTCAGGCCAGTCCTCTGCCCAGGAGGCTCTGCATCCCCTATACTCAAAGGTCCAGCTAAGGGCCACCAGCTCCACAGAGCCCTCTCCAGGATTCCGGGACACATCTCTCTCTAACCTCATGCTTTCTGTACAACAGAACTGAGTGTGTACTTCTTAAACTGTTCATTCAGTATCTTTTGAGTGCCTACAATCTACAAGACACCATGGTAGATGTTACAAGCAATACAAAGATGTGTAAGATCAAGTGCCATGGAGAATATAAAATTGTGTTGAATGACTCAACTACAGGAAGAGCGTGAGAACAAAGAGGGGTGGAACGCGACCTCTGGGAAAAGAGGGGGGTCACTTCTCACAGGCTGGAACAGAGAAGGCTTTACTGAGGTTATGCTGGAACTAAAACTTGAAGAATTGGGTCCACTTTTAACAACTAAATATGAAGGAAAGACATTTCCTGCAGAAGGAACTCTATAAAATATTCTGGGGCAAGGATGGACTGACTGGTGTACAGGGCTTTGAATGCCAAGCCAAGAAGTCAGGCTAATTTTTTCTGCAGGCAGTGGGGAACAGGTTGATGACATCTGTGAGTGGTGTATTAGGAAGAGCCAGCTGGCAGTTGTGTGTAGGAA is part of the Manis pentadactyla isolate mManPen7 chromosome 1, mManPen7.hap1, whole genome shotgun sequence genome and harbors:
- the FHIP2B gene encoding FHF complex subunit HOOK-interacting protein 2B isoform X3 produces the protein MLDILVYEERQQAAGEAGPCLEYLLQHKLLETLCTLGKAEYPPGMRQQVLQFFSRVLAQVQHPLLHYLHVHRPVQKLLRLDGTGPGSLTEKEEVQFTTVLCSKIQQDPALLTYILEGRKTVSRKKASREPTTLPREAASIKDKEHPQSKAPDRGPCGAQALTTQLPDRTEELDGETGESSLVTTLVGLCKSKKGRVALKAQENLLLLVSVASQAAATHLVQSSPCCPAIVERLCQLYQSMPTFLDPADIAALGSISWRLPSAPADEASFPGKETLAAFLGWFDYCGHLITEAHKVLADALAKAVVEKFFVGILQPQLLHVSEQSVLTSTALLTAMLHQLRSPPLLREAVAFLMGAGQQPAAPEGSPHTLCAHLIRHCNHLSDEISIVTLRLFEELLQKPHEQIVHGLILCNLEGRLYVARGSPEPESYEDTLDLEEDPYFTDGFLDSGFQPSAKPPPAPVTNSDGKTAVTEIVNSFLCLVPEEAKTSAFLEETGYDTYVHDAYGLFQECSSRVAPWGWPPGPSPLDPHEPDQPFFEGHFLQMLFDRIARILEQPYSLNLQVTSVLSRLALFPHPLIHEYLLDPYINLAPGCRSLFSVLVRVIGDLMQRIQRVPQFPGQLLLVRKQLMGQVPGEQLDHQILPQGIVVLEEFCKELAAIAFVKFPPHGPQLRLSPPPEGHV
- the FHIP2B gene encoding FHF complex subunit HOOK-interacting protein 2B isoform X1 is translated as MLSRLGALLQEAVGAREPSIDLLEAFVEHWKGITNYYIESTDENTPAKKTDIPWRLKQMLDILVYEERQQAAGEAGPCLEYLLQHKLLETLCTLGKAEYPPGMRQQVLQFFSRVLAQVQHPLLHYLHVHRPVQKLLRLDGTGPGSLTEKEEVQFTTVLCSKIQQDPALLTYILEGRKTVSRKKASREPTTLPREAASIKDKEHPQSKAPDRGPCGAQALTTQLPDRTEELDGETGESSLVTTLVGLCKSKKGRVALKAQENLLLLVSVASQAAATHLVQSSPCCPAIVERLCQLYQSMPTFLDPADIAALGSISWRLPSAPADEASFPGKETLAAFLGWFDYCGHLITEAHKVLADALAKAVVEKFFVGILQPQLLHVSEQSVLTSTALLTAMLHQLRSPPLLREAVAFLMGAGQQPAAPEGSPHTLCAHLIRHCNHLSDEISIVTLRLFEELLQKPHEQIVHGLILCNLEGRLYVARGSPEPESYEDTLDLEEDPYFTDGFLDSGFQPSAKPPPAPVTNSDGKTAVTEIVNSFLCLVPEEAKTSAFLEETGYDTYVHDAYGLFQECSSRVAPWGWPPGPSPLDPHEPDQPFFEGHFLQMLFDRIARILEQPYSLNLQVTSVLSRLALFPHPLIHEYLLDPYINLAPGCRSLFSVLVRVIGDLMQRIQRVPQFPGQLLLVRKQLMGQVPGEQLDHQILPQGIVVLEEFCKELAAIAFVKFPPHGPQLRLSPPPEGHV
- the FHIP2B gene encoding FHF complex subunit HOOK-interacting protein 2B isoform X2 → MLSRLGALLQEAVGAREPSIDLLEAFVEHWKGITNYYIESTDENTPAKKTDIPWRLKQMLDILVYEERQQAAGEAGPCLEYLLQHKLLETLCTLGKAEKLLRLDGTGPGSLTEKEEVQFTTVLCSKIQQDPALLTYILEGRKTVSRKKASREPTTLPREAASIKDKEHPQSKAPDRGPCGAQALTTQLPDRTEELDGETGESSLVTTLVGLCKSKKGRVALKAQENLLLLVSVASQAAATHLVQSSPCCPAIVERLCQLYQSMPTFLDPADIAALGSISWRLPSAPADEASFPGKETLAAFLGWFDYCGHLITEAHKVLADALAKAVVEKFFVGILQPQLLHVSEQSVLTSTALLTAMLHQLRSPPLLREAVAFLMGAGQQPAAPEGSPHTLCAHLIRHCNHLSDEISIVTLRLFEELLQKPHEQIVHGLILCNLEGRLYVARGSPEPESYEDTLDLEEDPYFTDGFLDSGFQPSAKPPPAPVTNSDGKTAVTEIVNSFLCLVPEEAKTSAFLEETGYDTYVHDAYGLFQECSSRVAPWGWPPGPSPLDPHEPDQPFFEGHFLQMLFDRIARILEQPYSLNLQVTSVLSRLALFPHPLIHEYLLDPYINLAPGCRSLFSVLVRVIGDLMQRIQRVPQFPGQLLLVRKQLMGQVPGEQLDHQILPQGIVVLEEFCKELAAIAFVKFPPHGPQLRLSPPPEGHV